CCCTCCTTCGTTCGTTCCGCTGCACTCCGTTCGCTAGCGCGAGGAGGATGGcagagaggaggagggagaACGACATTGCTTTTCGTGGGCCGTTGTAATCCGCATTACGTGTTACCGTTTTCTTGAAACTTCTGCCTCATTCGCGGAATATCGCCGACGCGTGGGCTCCTGGGCGCCGACGTACCCCGGCAGGCTACCGCGCTCGCGCAATCTCTCGCCGTAAACAACGTTTGAAtgccaattaatttttattacctcaaaatttgttttgcatTAATTGCCGCGCGCTTTGTTACGCGCCTACGGGTGCTTGCATCAtgtaacgtaaaaaaaagaggCGCGCACGATAATATACGTTCTCATGTAGAAATTATCTTGACGAGATTactattgttttcttttaacgAGATATTTCCGTCATTCTTTTGTTGCGAGTTATACGAGACCGTTTTTCATGCCCATGCGTAAAGATGCTCGAAGAAATTATATTCCGTATTTTTGCCTTTCCTGCTttgtattcttattttttgtacCCGCCCTAACACGTTGGCGATAAAtacaacataattttataattgttcaCAAGAAAGCAACATactttcattttatttcattatatcaaCAGTTTTCGCGTTAGAGAAACTGTTGCAGTAGTAGATGTCGCTCATTGAGCAGACGTCTGGCGCGGCAGCAGTTACTTGCCTGGCTCGCGTTGACCTTTACTACTTGCTtcgtgaaaagtgaaatattAGAGGAATAAGAGTACTTTTacgatattaaagaaattctatatattaatatataaattacgccagtaataaaaaatacgtgGATTTCTTTtgactaaaaaaaagtttttactttcaccgaaAAAAACTCAAATATTACGCATATAATTCCCTCacgtaaaaaacatttcgtaCGAAAATTGATACAATTTCGATATGTCACGATTGCGTATAAAAATACCCTTTTCAAGAAAGGTCAGcggcaataatgacgtattaTAAGAAGACAAGAGATCTTTTTATTGCAAGATACCCATCACAAGTTCGCCAATGAAGACATCCCAGAAATGGAAGGACGGCAATAATCATGTTTCAACGATTACACGGACTAATGCTCGGGATGATAAGCTCCTTCTCGTAccgtttataataaaatgcgtCGCGCGTAACCGAAGGTCGCGTTACGTGCACGCGTGTATACGTTACATATGCGCGGCGTGTTTCTTGCGTAAACCCGACGACAGGGGCCCGGGGGCCCGGTGCGCGTAACAACAGGCCCGGGGAATTACGTAACGCACGATGGATTGGGCGGCGATCAAACAGCCGACCGACTCCGCGATCGATTCGCGACGTGCGTCGGTGGCATTGATCGACGCACGTCCAAAACTCGTCGCTCTTATTTACTCGTGCCTCGGGTCCCACCTGACAACGTAATACGTGGTTTTTGTTGTGACACGCGTACGCCCTGCGTAACAGATTGCGACCAGCGACCTCTTGTTATTTCAACATTCCAGTTGCATTTTGTTGTTTAGATAAATGTCCCACGTAACAATGCAGAGCCGGGATTATCTAGTTTTTGTaaggatttatttattacattaaagtgatctaattaactaaaatatgaaacattattatattaatacatgaaaattattaacgtcaaaATGCAAACTCAGTTGTgcgacaaaaatttatatttttcttaacatAACTTtctataacatttaaaataatttgccttatagatattcttaattatttaaagattacaattaaattttagtataaaagttatttaattcggTTCAGAGTCATTACGGGACAATTACCTTACTTGGAAAAGAAACGAGATGAATGGCATTTATGAGTAACTCATGTggcaaacaatttatttagtttttgtcATCAATAATCCTAACAAATAACAGGTCGAGGTAGATATAAACGGACGGTACAGTTTACGTCGAGGTGACGGCGGGGGTGTAAGCCAGGCCGTTGAGGGGCGCGGCGTAGGCAAAGGGCGAGGAGTACGTGACGCTATACGCGGCGTAGGGGTAGGGGGTGGACGGATACGTGGTGATCGCTCTCGCAGCAGCGGGAAGACCGACCAATCGAGCGCTCGCGATTCGTCCGGCCGTTTGTCCGATGATCCGCGCAGGTTGTTGCGCGGTTCGTTGCtcctgctgctgttgctgttgctgctggaTCTGCAATCTCGACGTCCGTCTCTGTTGATCCTGTAGCTGTCGCAGTTGTTGCtcctgctgctgttgctgttgctgctggaTCTGCAATCTCGACGTCCGTCTCTGTTGATCCTGTAGCTGTTGCAGTTGTTGCTCCTGCTGTTGCAGCTGTTGCAGCTGCTGACGCTGGATCTCTTGCTCGCGTGTCGTCGGTCCCGCTCTCAAGGGGCCGGACCGGGTGTCGAGTACCTCGACGTCGGAATCGGGACCGACGGCGGGGATTGACGGCGCCGCCGggacggcggcggcgccggGTGCGAGACCGGCGACCGGCGTCAGCGCGGCGGCCGGCCCGAACGGTAACACCGGCGTCGCCGCCGCGACGGCGGCGATCGCCGGTTCCCTGCTGACGATCGCGTTGAAGCCGTTGATCGGGTCCGCGGTGTACTCGACGATGCGGCGCGTGCCGTCGGCCTCGATCAGGCTGTAGCTGCCGCGCACGACGTCGCCGTTCCGGGTCTCGTATTGGGTCTTGGAGTCGCCGGTCACCGCGTCCTGCACGTCGTACGCGAAGCTGTACTGCGGCGCCGGGTCGAACTCCTCCAGCTTCGCCAGGggcaccgccaccgccgccgtcgtcgccgccggcACCACCGCCCCTCGGACGAGCACCGCCAGTCCCAGGAGGAAGAAGAGCTG
This DNA window, taken from Monomorium pharaonis isolate MP-MQ-018 chromosome 6, ASM1337386v2, whole genome shotgun sequence, encodes the following:
- the LOC105830060 gene encoding protein bassoon, whose translation is MLVGTSVLLATRLHDPPNRNILTGKMAIKLIISAAAVLAVCRGAAIPAVPTGLSVPAIPATLAAPGLPVAAVDTTGYDPYPQYTYAYDVQDTLTGDAKSQHESREGDIVHGSYSLIEADGTRRIVEYTADPVNGFNAVVRREPLAIVKPVVAPPPLVYHQLFFLLGLAVLVRGAVVPAATTAAVAVPLAKLEEFDPAPQYSFAYDVQDAVTGDSKTQYETRNGDVVRGSYSLIEADGTRRIVEYTADPINGFNAIVSREPAIAAVAAATPVLPFGPAAALTPVAGLAPGAAAVPAAPSIPAVGPDSDVEVLDTRSGPLRAGPTTREQEIQRQQLQQLQQQEQQLQQLQDQQRRTSRLQIQQQQQQQQEQQLRQLQDQQRRTSRLQIQQQQQQQQEQRTAQQPARIIGQTAGRIASARLVGLPAAARAITTYPSTPYPYAAYSVTYSSPFAYAAPLNGLAYTPAVTST